The following are from one region of the Vidua macroura isolate BioBank_ID:100142 chromosome 15, ASM2450914v1, whole genome shotgun sequence genome:
- the LOC128814917 gene encoding protocadherin alpha-2-like has translation MGERWCAAVLRVLVLQAAWALAGGQVRYSVAEEAKAGTVVGRLAQDLGLEAGEAEARRLRLVAQGRRASVEVSGASGALLVSSRLDREELCGKSAPCALRLEVLLERPLRVFHVELEVTDINDNAPIFPAARKNISIPESSVPGSRFPLEGASDADIGANAQLSYTLSPSEHFSLGLQKSNERNIEPELLLMKSLDRETIPVHRLVLTASDGGRPSLTGTMELVISVLDANDNAPQFNQSVYKVQLPESAAVGTLVVRVNATDADEGSNSEVTYAVTNFIPPSGKDVISINPNTGEIHLTGTLDFEEVSIYDFRIEAKDKGTPPLSGHCKVVLEVLDVNDNAPEVWVTSLSVPVAEDASVGTVVALLSVSDRDSGENGRVRCWVWPASPFGLEATFAGSYSLVLREALDRERVSEYEVEVRAEDGGAPALRASRGLRVPVSDVNDNAPAFAQAVYTVLARENNAAGAELARLWARDPDEAGNGRVSYSVWEGGAGGGGWRAASSYVSVDAESGRLWALRPLDYEELQVLQFEVRAVDAGEPPLCGNATVQLFVLDENDNAPALLPPAGSAPEAGGVAAAEAAAAAAAGAGSESGTLWAWAAWGAPAGQVVAKIRAVDADSGYNAWLRYELWEPRGKGPFRVGLYSGEVSTARALDEADGPRQRLLIVVRDHGEPARSATATLSVSLVEAAEAAAAAAAGSSSSSSVSRSALGVELGPGAASAATNVWLVVAICAVSSLFLLAVVLYGASRWAPRAAVLSGPGPTTLVCASEVGSWSYSQRHSRSLCVADGAAKSDLMVFSPNFPPPPPGPTPKDTQPEPSALLDTSHCENWDGVLEQGRLI, from the exons atggGAGAGCGCTGGTGTGCGGCGGTGCTGcgggtgctggtgctgcaggcgGCCTGGGCGCTGGCGGGCGGGCAGGTGCGCTACTCGGTGGCGGAGGAAGCCAAGGCCGGCACGGTGGTGGGCCGTCTGGCGCAGGACCTGGGCCTGGAGGCGGGCGAGGCGGAGGCGCGGCGGCTGCGGCTGGTGGCGCAGGGCCGGCGGGCGAGCGTGGAGGTGAGCGGGGCGAGCGGCGCGCTGCTGGTGAGCTCGCGGCTCGACCGGGAGGAGCTGTGCGGCAAGAGCGCGCCGTGCGCGCTGcgcctggaggtgctgctggagcggCCGCTGCGCGTCTTCCATGTGGAGCTGGAGGTCACCGACATCAACGACAATGCCCCCATCTTCCCCGCCGCCCGCAAAAACATCAGCATCCCGGAATCGTCTGTCCCAGGGTCTCGTTTCCCTCTGGAAGGTGCGTCGGATGCGGATATCGGAGCTAACGCGCAGCTCTCCTACACACTCAGCCCCAGCGAGCATTTCTCCTTGGGTTTACAAAAATCGAATGAGCGGAATATTGAACCTGAACTTCTTTTAATGAAATCTCTGGACCGCGAGACGATTCCCGTGCACCGGTTGGTGCTGACAGCGAGTGACGGGGGCCGGCCGTCTCTGACGGGGACAATGGAGCTGGTGATCTCCGTGCTGGATGCAAACGACAACGCGCCCCAGTTCAACCAGTCGGTGTATAAAGTGCAGCTGCCGGAGAGCGCTGCGGTGGGGACGCTGGTGGTGAGGGTGAATGCCACGGATGCGGACGAGGGAAGTAACAGTGAAGTGACCTATGCTGTGACGAACTTTATTCCCCCGAGTGGAAAAGACGTGATTTCCATCAATCCAAATACAGGGGAAATTCATCTCACAGGCACCCTGGACTTCGAAGAAGTCAGCATATATGATTTTCGTATTGAAGCAAAAGATAAAGGAACGCCCCCGCTGTCGGGTCACTGCAAGGtggtgctggaggtgctggacgTGAACGACAACGCGCCCGAGGTGTGGGTGACGTCGCTGTCGGTGCCGGTGGCGGAGGACGCGTCGGTGGGGACGGTGGTGGCCCTGCTGAGCGTGTCGGACCGGGACTCGGGGGAGAACGGGCGCGTGCGGTGCTGGGTGTGGCCGGCGTCGCCGTTCGGTCTGGAGGCGACGTTCGCGGGCTCGTACTCGCTGGTGCTGCGCGAGGCGCTGGACCGGGAGCGGGTGTCGGAGTACGAGGTGGAGGTGCGTGCGGAGGACGGCGGGGCGCCGGCGCTGCGCGCCAGCCGCGGGCTGCGGGTGCCGGTGTCGGACGTGAACGACAACGCGCCCGCGTTCGCGCAGGCCGTGTACACGGTGCTGGCGCGGGAGAACAacgcggcgggcgcggagctGGCGCGGCTGTGGGCGCGGGACCCGGACGAGGCGGGCAACGGGCGCGTCAGCTACTCGGTGTGGgagggcggcgcgggcggcggcggctggcGGGCGGCGTCGAGCTACGTGTCGGTGGACGCGGAGAGCGGGCGTCTGTGGGCGCTGCGGCCCCTGGACTacgaggagctgcaggtgctgcagttCGAGGTGCGCGCGGTGGACGCGGGGGAGCCGCCGCTGTGCGGCAACGCCACGGTGCAGCTCTTCGTGCTGGACGAGAACGACAACGCgccggcgctgctgccgcccgcGGGCTCGGCACCGGAGGCGGGCGGCGTGGCGGCagccgaggcggcggcggcggcggcggcgggcgcgggctCGGAGTCGGGCACGCTGTGGGCGTGGGCGGCGTGGGGGGCGCCGGCGGGGCAGGTGGTGGCGAAGATCCGCGCCGTGGACGCCGACTCGGGCTACAACGCGTGGCTGCGCTACGAGCTGTGGGAGCCGCGGGGCAAGGGCCCGTTCCGCGTGGGGCTCTACAGCGGCGAGGTGAGCACGGCGCGGGCGCTGGACGAGGCGGACGGGCCTCGCCAGAGGCTGCTGATCGTCGTGCGCGACCACGGCGAGCCGGCGCGCTCGGCCACGGCCACGCTCAGCGTGTCGCTGGTCGAGGCcgccgaggcggcggcggccgcggccgcgggaTCCTCGTCGTCGTCGTCGGTGTCGCGGTCGGCGCTGGGCGTGGAGCTCGGCCCCGGCGCGGCGAGCGCGGCGACCAACGTGTGGCTGGTGGTGGCCATCTGCGCGGTGTCCAGCCTCTTCCTGCTGGCCGTGGTGCTGTACGGGGCGTCGCGCTGGGCGCCGCGGGCGGCCGTGCTCTCGGGGCCCGGGCCCACGACGCTCGTGTGCGCCAGCGAAGTGGGCAGCTGGTCGTACTCGCAGCGCCACAGCCGCAGCCTGTGCGTGGCGGACGGCGCGGCCAAGAGCGACCTCATGGTTTTCAGCCCCAACTTccctccgccgccgcccggccccacGCCCAAGGACACGCAGCCGGAGCCCTCCGCTCTCCTCGACACG AGTCATTGTGAAAACTGGGATGGTGTTCTGGAGCAGGGAAGACTTATCTGA